In Pseudonocardia autotrophica, one DNA window encodes the following:
- a CDS encoding DUF6790 family protein, giving the protein MGVVLRRRAGIVGGAVAQTIFARATAKGFGWQTNGFQREVGFASTAIGLGGIYASTQDAPAAWIVGAQAGGLFLLLAAVNHIVEIVRDHNYAPAITVILVSDLGVPISLLVLLISTGSLTAA; this is encoded by the coding sequence TTGGGTGTTGTTCTTCGGCGCCGGGCAGGCATCGTCGGCGGGGCGGTCGCGCAAACGATCTTCGCTCGCGCCACGGCGAAAGGCTTCGGCTGGCAGACCAACGGCTTCCAGCGCGAGGTCGGCTTCGCCAGCACCGCGATCGGCCTGGGCGGGATCTATGCCTCCACCCAGGACGCACCGGCGGCCTGGATCGTGGGCGCGCAGGCCGGCGGCCTGTTTCTGCTCCTTGCCGCGGTCAACCACATCGTGGAGATCGTGCGTGATCACAACTACGCGCCCGCTATCACGGTCATCCTGGTCAGTGACCTCGGCGTCCCGATCTCTCTACTGGTCCTGCTGATCAGCACAGGCAGCCTCACCGCGGCCTGA
- a CDS encoding heavy metal translocating P-type ATPase, producing the protein MSDSDTAPASANDSAAGGDEGPGRIWQVRELQLAAVAAVLLAAAWVLALVAGGPALLIGGVELAAAAVAASTFVPDALRNLRHGRIGVGTLMTIAVIGAVALGQIAEAALLGILFSIAEGLEHHAVTRTRRGLRALLGLVPPTASVLRDGDEVTVSPDDLVVGDVLILRPGERAATDGTIRTGRTSLDTSAITGESVPVEAGPGDDLYAGTINGGGAIEVVVSAPASDSSLARIVHIVEQAQERKGSGQCLADRIARPLVPAIMVLAVLIAGLGALFGDPMLWLERALVVLVAASPCALAISVPLTVVAAIGASSRHGALVKGGAGLEELGRIRAVALDKTGTLTRNEPEVVEVLAAPGEDHADVLATAAALESRSEHPLARAVLTAAEAAPWSVAVEPADDVTAVPGHGLTGARDGVELRLGKPGWIDAGPLAADVARLQDHGATVVLLERGGTLLGALAVRDELRPEAADAVRRMRALGIEVAMLTGDNHRTAATLAEQAGIDVVHAELRPEDKARLLPEIARGRRIAMVGDGVNDAPALATADIGIAMGAMGTDIAIETADVALMGEDLRHLPQNLAHARNARTIMLQNVGFSLLIIGTLIPLAAFGVLGLATVVVIHEAAEVLVILNAVRAARTRTMPGLTPAPATSGRHHITIEPAPEPGEPCCAPAPRPATPHKVATGPSPLDTDPGGAPAQPPHQSG; encoded by the coding sequence GTGTCTGATTCCGACACTGCGCCCGCATCCGCGAACGACAGCGCTGCGGGGGGCGACGAGGGGCCTGGCCGTATCTGGCAGGTCCGTGAGCTGCAGCTCGCCGCGGTCGCTGCGGTGCTACTCGCCGCCGCCTGGGTGCTCGCTCTCGTCGCCGGTGGTCCGGCACTGCTGATCGGCGGTGTCGAGCTGGCCGCCGCAGCGGTCGCGGCGTCGACGTTCGTGCCCGACGCGCTGCGCAACCTGCGCCACGGCCGGATCGGTGTCGGCACCCTGATGACGATCGCCGTTATTGGCGCCGTCGCACTCGGACAGATCGCCGAGGCCGCGCTGCTCGGGATCCTGTTCTCCATCGCCGAAGGGCTCGAACACCATGCCGTGACCCGGACCCGCCGCGGCCTACGCGCCCTGCTCGGACTGGTCCCACCGACCGCCTCGGTGCTGCGCGACGGCGACGAGGTCACCGTCTCCCCTGACGACCTGGTCGTCGGTGACGTCCTGATCCTGCGCCCCGGTGAGCGAGCCGCGACCGACGGCACCATCCGCACCGGGCGGACCAGTCTGGACACCTCCGCGATCACCGGTGAGTCGGTCCCGGTCGAGGCGGGCCCGGGCGACGACCTCTACGCCGGGACGATCAACGGCGGTGGCGCGATCGAGGTCGTGGTCAGCGCCCCGGCCTCGGACAGCTCGCTGGCGCGGATCGTGCACATCGTCGAGCAGGCCCAGGAGCGCAAGGGCTCCGGTCAGTGCCTCGCCGACCGGATCGCTCGCCCGCTGGTTCCCGCGATCATGGTCCTGGCCGTGCTGATCGCCGGGCTGGGCGCGCTGTTCGGCGATCCGATGCTCTGGCTCGAACGAGCCCTCGTCGTGCTCGTGGCCGCGTCACCGTGCGCGCTGGCGATCTCGGTACCGCTCACCGTGGTCGCCGCGATCGGCGCGTCCAGCCGGCACGGCGCGCTGGTCAAGGGTGGTGCGGGGCTGGAGGAGCTCGGCCGGATCAGAGCTGTCGCGCTGGACAAGACCGGCACCCTGACCCGCAACGAGCCCGAGGTGGTCGAGGTTCTCGCTGCACCCGGCGAGGACCACGCCGACGTGCTGGCCACCGCCGCTGCGCTGGAATCCCGGAGCGAGCACCCACTGGCCCGGGCAGTCCTCACCGCCGCCGAGGCGGCACCGTGGTCGGTCGCGGTAGAGCCCGCCGACGACGTCACCGCCGTGCCCGGACACGGCCTGACCGGCGCCCGCGACGGGGTCGAGCTGCGGCTGGGCAAACCCGGCTGGATCGACGCCGGCCCGTTGGCCGCCGACGTCGCGCGGCTGCAGGACCACGGGGCAACGGTCGTACTCCTCGAGCGCGGCGGCACGCTGCTCGGCGCCCTCGCCGTCCGCGACGAGCTGCGCCCCGAAGCAGCCGACGCCGTCCGCCGCATGCGCGCGCTCGGGATCGAGGTCGCCATGCTCACCGGCGACAACCACCGCACCGCGGCGACGCTCGCTGAGCAGGCCGGGATCGACGTCGTGCACGCCGAACTGCGCCCCGAGGACAAGGCCCGCCTGCTGCCCGAAATCGCCCGGGGCCGCCGGATCGCCATGGTCGGTGACGGCGTCAACGACGCCCCCGCCCTGGCCACCGCCGATATCGGCATCGCCATGGGCGCCATGGGCACTGACATCGCCATCGAAACCGCCGACGTCGCGCTGATGGGCGAAGACCTGCGCCACCTCCCGCAGAACCTCGCCCACGCCCGCAACGCCCGCACGATCATGCTGCAGAACGTCGGCTTCTCACTGCTGATCATCGGCACGCTGATCCCACTCGCCGCATTCGGCGTCCTGGGCCTGGCCACCGTCGTCGTGATCCACGAGGCCGCCGAAGTGCTGGTCATCCTCAACGCCGTCCGCGCCGCGCGGACACGGACAATGCCCGGCCTCACTCCCGCCCCGGCCACCTCGGGGCGACACCACATCACGATCGAGCCCGCGCCGGAACCGGGCGAACCTTGCTGCGCGCCGGCACCCCGACCGGCCACACCCCACAAGGTGGCAACCGGACCGTCGCCGCTCGACACCGATCCGGGAGGCGCCCCGGCACAACCGCCGCACCAGAGCGGTTGA
- a CDS encoding sulfite exporter TauE/SafE family protein, which translates to MIVLAAGFGLLIGALLGLVGGGGGILAVPALVYGLGLPLAEAVPASLVVIGLASTVAVAPRARREVNWRLAAIIGAAGIPTAVIGGIVHQQLDGRWLMLVFAALMVAAGLRMLRDTDEAGGVCELPGGGVAWRHCLPRAVATGLLVGFLTGLLGVGGGFLLVPALVVALGLRTPSAVATSLVVIVINSIAALLPYLTAASAAGTAGGLDWTIIAPFAAAAILASLPAGRLARRLPARTLSRGFATLVLLVAAGVTAQTVVALATT; encoded by the coding sequence GTGATCGTTCTCGCGGCGGGGTTCGGGCTACTCATCGGCGCCCTGCTCGGCCTCGTGGGCGGCGGTGGCGGCATCCTCGCCGTGCCCGCCCTCGTCTACGGGCTCGGGCTCCCCCTGGCCGAGGCGGTCCCGGCATCGCTGGTGGTGATCGGGCTGGCCTCAACGGTCGCGGTCGCCCCGCGAGCCCGCCGCGAGGTCAACTGGCGCCTCGCCGCGATCATCGGCGCCGCGGGCATCCCCACTGCTGTTATCGGTGGGATCGTCCACCAGCAACTCGACGGCCGATGGCTGATGCTGGTCTTCGCCGCGCTCATGGTCGCCGCCGGGCTGCGGATGCTGCGCGACACCGACGAGGCCGGCGGGGTATGTGAGCTTCCCGGCGGCGGCGTCGCCTGGCGCCACTGCCTGCCCCGCGCCGTCGCGACCGGGCTGCTGGTCGGGTTCCTGACCGGATTGCTCGGCGTCGGTGGCGGTTTCCTGCTCGTGCCCGCCCTCGTCGTCGCCCTCGGTCTACGGACCCCGAGTGCGGTGGCCACCTCGCTGGTCGTCATCGTCATCAACTCGATCGCCGCGCTGCTGCCCTACCTCACCGCCGCCAGCGCGGCCGGTACCGCAGGCGGGCTGGACTGGACCATCATCGCCCCGTTCGCCGCCGCCGCGATCCTCGCCTCGCTCCCGGCCGGCCGCCTCGCCCGCCGGTTGCCGGCGAGGACGCTGAGCCGCGGGTTCGCCACGCTGGTCCTACTCGTCGCCGCCGGCGTGACCGCCCAGACCGTCGTCGCCCTCGCCACCACCTGA
- a CDS encoding MBL fold metallo-hydrolase produces MDIRTIATSGLGDRSYLITDGEVAVVIDPQRDIDRVVDLAADLGVRVTHVAETHIHNDYVTGGLDLAQRTGAAYLVNAADEVGFDRTPIADGDEVSTGSMRLRAIATPGHTHHHLSYAVLDTTADAGGEVVAVFTGGSMLYGTTGRTDLVSPEDTVELTHAQFHSVRRLVAELPAAAAVYPTHGFGSFCASTPASGADGSTVGQEATTNPALTQDEQDYVDALIAGLGAFPTYYARMGPANTAGPAPVDLSAPEPVDPAELRRRLEAGQWVIDLRERTAFAAGHLPGSLGYELSTPFVTYFGWTFDFDAELTLIGDDPQQVADAQRELVRIGIDRFAGAATGPIESLDAGQGLRSYPVSDFAALAAARAQHGRSGLFIVDARRDEERAAGGVQGSVHIPLHELAARRDEVPDGQVWVYCGSGYRASIAASMLDRPGRDLVLINDDWPRAAEAGLPITDRSATSGR; encoded by the coding sequence ATCGACATTCGAACGATTGCGACGTCCGGCCTCGGCGACCGCAGCTACCTGATCACCGACGGCGAGGTGGCGGTGGTGATCGACCCGCAGCGTGACATCGACCGGGTTGTGGACCTGGCCGCTGACCTCGGCGTGCGGGTCACCCACGTCGCCGAGACCCACATCCACAACGACTACGTCACCGGCGGGCTCGACCTCGCGCAGCGCACCGGCGCGGCGTATCTGGTCAACGCCGCGGACGAGGTCGGTTTCGATCGCACTCCGATCGCCGACGGCGACGAAGTCTCGACCGGATCGATGCGGCTGCGCGCAATCGCCACGCCGGGACATACCCACCATCACCTGTCCTACGCCGTGCTCGACACCACCGCGGACGCAGGCGGCGAGGTGGTGGCGGTGTTCACCGGCGGATCGATGCTCTACGGCACCACCGGACGCACCGACCTCGTCTCCCCCGAGGACACCGTCGAGCTGACCCACGCCCAGTTCCATTCGGTGCGCCGGCTGGTCGCCGAGCTGCCCGCCGCGGCCGCGGTCTACCCCACCCACGGATTCGGCAGCTTCTGCGCGAGCACCCCGGCCAGCGGCGCCGACGGCTCCACCGTCGGACAGGAGGCCACCACCAACCCGGCACTGACCCAGGACGAGCAGGACTACGTCGACGCGCTGATCGCCGGGCTGGGGGCGTTCCCGACCTACTACGCCCGCATGGGGCCGGCGAACACGGCCGGTCCCGCTCCGGTCGACCTGTCGGCCCCGGAACCGGTCGACCCCGCCGAGCTGCGACGCCGCCTCGAGGCCGGCCAGTGGGTGATCGACCTGCGTGAGCGCACCGCGTTCGCCGCCGGTCACCTGCCCGGCTCGCTGGGCTACGAACTCTCGACACCATTCGTCACCTACTTCGGCTGGACGTTCGACTTCGACGCCGAGCTGACCCTGATCGGCGACGACCCGCAGCAGGTCGCCGACGCCCAACGCGAACTGGTCCGGATCGGCATCGACCGCTTCGCCGGCGCCGCGACCGGCCCGATCGAGTCCCTCGACGCCGGGCAGGGCCTGCGTTCCTACCCGGTCTCGGACTTCGCCGCCCTCGCCGCGGCCCGCGCACAGCATGGCCGGAGCGGGCTGTTCATCGTTGATGCCCGCCGCGACGAGGAACGCGCCGCCGGCGGAGTGCAGGGATCAGTGCACATTCCGCTGCACGAGCTGGCGGCCCGCCGCGACGAGGTCCCCGACGGCCAGGTGTGGGTCTACTGCGGCTCGGGCTATCGCGCCTCGATCGCCGCATCGATGCTCGACCGCCCCGGCCGCGACCTGGTCCTGATCAACGACGACTGGCCCCGGGCCGCCGAAGCCGGGCTGCCCATCACTGACCGGTCCGCCACCAGCGGCCGCTGA
- a CDS encoding SHOCT domain-containing protein: MTMMGGSMMGWAWVWPVLVLIGLILLGYVVFRLAQSRARAGAAPGEGTRSAGPPQARPSARQILDERYARGEIDEDEYHHRRDELA; the protein is encoded by the coding sequence ATGACGATGATGGGTGGATCGATGATGGGCTGGGCCTGGGTATGGCCGGTCCTGGTGCTGATCGGGCTGATACTGCTGGGCTATGTCGTGTTCCGGCTCGCCCAGAGCCGCGCACGTGCCGGCGCGGCACCGGGCGAGGGAACCCGGTCGGCGGGACCGCCGCAGGCTCGCCCGTCGGCGCGACAGATCCTCGACGAGCGCTACGCCCGCGGCGAGATCGACGAGGACGAGTACCACCACCGCCGCGACGAGCTGGCATGA
- a CDS encoding multicopper oxidase family protein, translating to MELTAAPGARLGGQDTAALGYNGSTPGPTLRVRPGDELAVRLTNRLDQPTNLHTHGLRVSPQANSDNPFVRVDPGTSFDYLYRIPPDHPAGTFWYHPHHHGVVADQVFAGLAGVLLVDPHPGPGAPEPAVSTDRVLLITDTTLDSGGQIVDPTAMDRAMGRQGEMVLVNGQYQPTIPATPGATQRWRVINGCVSRALAIGLQDHQLGLIAYDGTFLPAPATRDRVVLAPGNRADVVVRPGAAGPYALRTDPVERGGMGGMMGGGTATSGPTTLATMIAAGTPVTAPPLPAALPAETPAAGGASAQRQITFQMGMGGMAAASGMSFTVDGRTFDPQRDDQTVELGAIEDWLVTNPSPLAHPFHLHVWPFTVLATSDGTPPLGVPQDVVLVPAQGWARIRIPFTTHPGRSVYHCHILDHEDAGMMATINVRA from the coding sequence GTGGAACTCACCGCCGCCCCGGGGGCGAGACTGGGCGGGCAGGACACCGCCGCGCTCGGCTACAACGGCTCCACGCCCGGCCCGACGCTGCGGGTCCGTCCCGGCGACGAACTCGCCGTGCGGCTGACCAACCGGCTCGACCAGCCCACCAACCTGCACACCCACGGCCTGCGGGTGTCCCCGCAGGCCAACAGCGACAACCCGTTTGTGCGGGTCGACCCCGGCACCTCGTTCGACTACCTGTACCGGATCCCGCCCGATCACCCCGCGGGGACGTTCTGGTATCACCCGCATCACCATGGCGTAGTCGCCGACCAGGTCTTCGCTGGCTTGGCAGGGGTCCTGCTGGTCGACCCGCATCCCGGGCCAGGCGCCCCAGAGCCGGCGGTCTCCACGGACCGGGTGCTGCTGATCACCGACACCACCCTCGACAGCGGCGGACAGATCGTGGACCCGACTGCCATGGACCGGGCCATGGGCCGCCAGGGCGAAATGGTGCTGGTTAACGGCCAGTACCAGCCCACCATCCCCGCCACCCCCGGCGCGACCCAACGCTGGCGGGTCATCAACGGCTGCGTGTCGCGGGCGCTGGCGATCGGCCTGCAAGACCACCAACTCGGGCTCATCGCCTACGACGGCACGTTCCTTCCCGCACCCGCAACCCGCGACCGGGTCGTGCTCGCGCCCGGAAACCGCGCCGACGTCGTTGTCCGTCCCGGCGCCGCCGGGCCCTACGCCCTGCGCACCGACCCGGTCGAGCGCGGCGGCATGGGCGGTATGATGGGCGGCGGCACCGCGACCAGCGGGCCCACGACTCTGGCCACCATGATCGCCGCCGGGACACCGGTCACCGCGCCCCCGCTGCCGGCGGCTCTCCCCGCTGAAACCCCCGCCGCCGGCGGCGCATCCGCTCAGCGGCAGATCACCTTCCAGATGGGCATGGGTGGCATGGCCGCCGCAAGCGGGATGTCGTTCACAGTCGACGGCCGCACCTTCGACCCGCAGCGAGACGACCAAACCGTCGAGCTCGGCGCCATCGAGGACTGGCTCGTCACGAACCCGAGCCCACTAGCGCACCCCTTCCACCTGCACGTATGGCCATTCACCGTGCTCGCCACCAGCGACGGCACCCCACCACTCGGGGTCCCCCAAGACGTCGTACTGGTCCCTGCACAAGGCTGGGCACGGATCCGGATCCCGTTCACCACCCACCCCGGCCGCAGCGTCTACCACTGCCACATCCTCGACCACGAAGACGCCGGCATGATGGCCACGATCAACGTCCGGGCTTGA
- a CDS encoding DUF302 domain-containing protein, producing the protein MLTTIDIKATLAANLGGHVDDYTILGACNPSLAHAALSASPEVGLLLPCNVTVRRGEGRTVVQAVDLGSLLGIAAGDQAELADTAADAGRRLRTALDSLA; encoded by the coding sequence GTGCTGACCACCATCGACATCAAGGCCACCCTGGCCGCAAACCTCGGCGGGCACGTCGACGACTACACCATCCTCGGTGCCTGCAACCCGAGCCTCGCCCACGCTGCGCTCTCGGCCAGCCCGGAGGTCGGCCTGCTGTTGCCCTGCAATGTCACCGTGCGCCGCGGCGAGGGCCGCACCGTTGTCCAGGCCGTCGATCTCGGCTCCCTGCTCGGCATCGCCGCCGGCGACCAAGCCGAACTCGCCGACACCGCCGCCGACGCCGGCAGGCGACTCCGCACGGCCCTCGACTCACTCGCATGA
- a CDS encoding DsbA family protein — MSRATRNRTSSSHTPRRLSNTTLSLLIAGLFVLVVAALLGLTRLGSDTPDNSSEAAAVAVRDNSHRLSTAPGATVNFVEFLDFECEACGAVYPAIEQLRQQYGDRVNFVIRYFPGTGHFNAERAARAVEAAAQQGRLEGMYRLMFETQEEWGEQQVPMDDRFRGYAEQLGLDLARYDATYNDPATRERVLADREDGLALGVRGTPTFLVNGEQLNPKSYDDLTRALDDALAKS; from the coding sequence ATGTCACGCGCTACGCGCAACCGCACATCGTCATCCCACACGCCGCGTCGTCTGTCCAACACGACGCTGTCCCTGCTCATCGCCGGCCTGTTCGTCCTCGTCGTGGCCGCGTTGCTTGGCCTCACACGCCTCGGCAGCGATACCCCGGACAACAGCTCCGAAGCCGCAGCGGTCGCGGTCCGGGACAACAGCCACCGGCTGTCGACCGCGCCCGGCGCCACGGTGAACTTCGTGGAGTTCCTCGACTTCGAATGCGAGGCCTGCGGCGCGGTGTATCCGGCGATCGAACAGCTCCGCCAGCAGTACGGCGACCGCGTCAACTTCGTCATCCGCTACTTCCCCGGGACCGGCCACTTCAACGCCGAGCGTGCTGCCCGCGCGGTGGAGGCGGCCGCCCAGCAGGGCCGGCTCGAGGGGATGTATCGGCTGATGTTCGAGACCCAGGAGGAGTGGGGCGAACAGCAGGTCCCGATGGACGATCGCTTCCGCGGATACGCCGAGCAGCTCGGCCTCGACCTGGCGCGCTACGACGCGACCTATAACGACCCTGCGACTCGCGAACGTGTCCTCGCCGACCGCGAGGATGGCTTGGCCCTCGGTGTGCGGGGCACGCCGACGTTCTTGGTCAACGGCGAGCAGCTCAACCCGAAGTCCTACGACGATCTGACCCGTGCGCTCGACGACGCACTGGCGAAGAGCTGA
- a CDS encoding ArsR/SmtB family transcription factor, whose translation MAMDDACDLLCLDLPHAERIRAALPNTTRIEPAAGVARGLGDATRLRIAAALLEGAELCVCDTAWIVGTSQALASHHLRQLRTAGVVTSRRDGRMVMYQLSDRGRSVLAVLVGVDNGTAVGTDGGGDAVLEGADRV comes from the coding sequence ATGGCCATGGATGACGCGTGTGACCTGCTCTGTCTCGATCTTCCGCACGCTGAACGGATCCGTGCCGCACTGCCGAACACCACTCGTATCGAACCGGCGGCCGGTGTGGCCCGCGGACTCGGGGATGCCACCCGGCTGCGGATCGCGGCCGCCCTGCTCGAGGGGGCCGAACTGTGTGTGTGCGACACCGCCTGGATCGTCGGAACGTCGCAGGCACTGGCGTCACACCATCTGCGCCAGCTGCGCACGGCCGGGGTCGTCACCTCGCGCCGGGACGGCCGGATGGTGATGTACCAGCTCTCCGACCGGGGACGCTCCGTCCTGGCGGTGCTGGTCGGGGTCGACAACGGCACTGCGGTCGGCACCGACGGCGGCGGCGACGCGGTGTTGGAAGGAGCAGATCGTGTCTGA
- a CDS encoding rhodanese-like domain-containing protein, giving the protein MTTTSTPETSPHGDTVDADTVIAWHQAAGREGTGTPVVVDVRSAAEYGTSHIRGSYHVPLATLAEHTRDLAAHIAGPVVLVCQSGVRAEQARRYLAAAGLERAHVLDGGLPAYTVAGGDIVRGRQVWALERQVRLVAGALVLAGLTAGRLVSPKARLLAGGIGAGLTFSALSNTCAMGAALARLPANRDVTEPEIGQTLAGLRARRHERPQDTQR; this is encoded by the coding sequence ATGACCACGACCTCCACACCCGAGACCTCCCCCCACGGGGACACCGTCGACGCCGACACCGTCATCGCCTGGCACCAGGCCGCCGGGCGCGAGGGGACCGGTACACCGGTGGTCGTCGACGTCCGCAGCGCGGCCGAATACGGGACCTCCCACATCCGCGGCTCCTACCACGTGCCGCTGGCCACGCTGGCCGAGCACACCCGTGATCTCGCCGCCCACATCGCGGGCCCGGTGGTGCTGGTGTGCCAGTCCGGGGTGCGCGCCGAGCAGGCCCGGCGCTACCTCGCCGCCGCGGGTCTGGAGCGCGCCCACGTCCTCGACGGCGGCTTGCCCGCCTACACCGTCGCCGGCGGTGACATCGTGCGCGGCCGCCAGGTCTGGGCGCTGGAGCGCCAGGTCCGGCTCGTCGCCGGAGCTCTCGTGCTCGCCGGGCTGACCGCGGGGCGGCTCGTCTCGCCGAAGGCTCGGCTGCTGGCCGGCGGGATCGGCGCCGGGCTCACCTTCTCCGCGCTGAGCAACACCTGCGCCATGGGCGCCGCCCTGGCCCGGCTCCCGGCCAACCGCGACGTCACCGAGCCCGAGATCGGCCAGACCCTCGCCGGGCTGCGAGCCCGGCGACACGAACGCCCGCAGGACACGCAGCGGTGA
- the nicT gene encoding Nickel transporter NicT produces the protein MSDVISAPAAATRGAARWDRADKLSILGMVGFVVLLNVVGWAVLVLVIAPQNLALGSTGVFGVGLGFTAFLLGVRHAFDADHIAAIDNTTRKLVGEGKPGLSTGFWFSLGHSSVVFGLSLLLALGVSVLVGPVQDENSQLQQILGLIGTIVAGVFLILIGLMNLFAVIGIARVFRQMRAGGLDEAELERQLHNRGFLARLLGRVMRRVSKPWHMYPVGLLMGLGFDTATQVALLVLAAGSALTLPWYAILVLPLLFAAGMSLFDTADGIFMARAYGWAFLKPVRKVFYNLTVTVLSVIVALVVGVIVLIGLLVEKLDIDTGPLAAIGTLDLNYVGYTVVALFVLTWLVALAIWKFGRIEERYSTATSPGSQSPGHDHTVDQHQLEQATAFSGRGEAACADQQDQ, from the coding sequence ATGAGCGACGTGATCTCGGCTCCGGCCGCGGCCACACGCGGCGCCGCCCGATGGGACCGGGCCGACAAGTTATCCATCCTCGGCATGGTCGGGTTCGTCGTGCTGCTCAACGTGGTGGGCTGGGCGGTGCTGGTCCTGGTGATCGCCCCGCAGAACCTGGCGCTGGGTAGCACCGGGGTGTTCGGGGTCGGACTGGGATTCACCGCGTTCCTGCTCGGGGTGCGCCATGCCTTTGACGCCGACCACATCGCCGCGATCGACAACACCACCCGCAAGCTGGTCGGCGAAGGCAAGCCCGGCCTCAGCACCGGCTTCTGGTTCTCGCTGGGCCACTCCAGCGTGGTGTTCGGGCTGTCGCTGCTGCTGGCGCTGGGGGTCAGCGTGCTCGTCGGGCCGGTTCAGGACGAGAACTCCCAGCTCCAGCAGATCCTCGGGCTGATCGGCACCATCGTGGCCGGGGTGTTCCTAATCCTGATCGGGCTGATGAACCTGTTCGCTGTGATCGGCATCGCCCGGGTGTTCCGCCAGATGCGCGCCGGCGGGCTCGACGAGGCCGAGCTGGAGCGCCAGCTGCACAACCGCGGCTTCCTGGCCCGCCTGCTCGGCCGGGTGATGCGCCGGGTGAGCAAACCCTGGCACATGTACCCGGTCGGGCTACTCATGGGACTGGGCTTCGACACCGCCACCCAGGTCGCCCTGCTCGTGCTCGCCGCCGGCTCCGCGCTCACCCTGCCCTGGTACGCGATCCTCGTCCTGCCGCTACTCTTCGCCGCCGGAATGAGCCTGTTCGACACCGCCGACGGCATCTTCATGGCCCGCGCCTACGGCTGGGCATTCCTCAAACCCGTCCGGAAGGTCTTCTACAACCTGACCGTCACCGTGCTCTCCGTCATCGTCGCACTGGTCGTCGGCGTGATCGTGCTGATCGGGCTGCTCGTGGAGAAGCTCGACATCGACACCGGTCCGCTGGCCGCCATCGGCACCCTCGACCTGAACTACGTCGGCTACACCGTGGTCGCCCTGTTCGTGCTCACCTGGCTCGTCGCGTTGGCGATCTGGAAGTTCGGCCGAATCGAGGAGCGCTATAGCACCGCCACCAGCCCGGGCAGCCAGAGCCCAGGCCATGACCACACCGTCGACCAGCACCAGCTCGAGCAGGCCACAGCGTTCTCAGGCCGCGGTGAGGCTGCCTGTGCTGATCAGCAGGACCAGTAG
- a CDS encoding metal-sensitive transcriptional regulator, with protein MQVQANELSDVVSRLRRVEGQISGIIRMIEDGRECKDVVTQLAAAARALDKAGFKIIATGLRHCMTENDEGERAVDVAEMERLFLSLA; from the coding sequence ATGCAGGTTCAGGCCAATGAACTCAGTGATGTGGTGAGCCGGCTGCGCCGTGTGGAGGGTCAGATCAGCGGGATCATCCGCATGATCGAGGACGGGCGTGAGTGCAAGGACGTGGTCACCCAGCTCGCCGCCGCCGCCCGGGCGCTGGACAAGGCCGGCTTCAAGATCATCGCGACCGGTCTGCGGCACTGCATGACCGAGAACGACGAGGGGGAGCGCGCGGTCGACGTGGCCGAGATGGAGCGACTGTTCCTGTCCCTGGCCTGA
- a CDS encoding rhodanese-like domain-containing protein: protein MTVREISVDDLAAARDTGEATVIDVRNPDEYAGGHIPGARLIPLPELGDRLAEVPTDRPVHLVCQSGGRSAQGAELLTAAGLDAVSVTGGTQGWIASGHPTTTG from the coding sequence ATGACCGTCCGTGAGATCTCCGTCGACGACCTCGCCGCCGCCCGCGACACCGGCGAGGCGACCGTGATCGACGTCCGTAACCCCGACGAGTACGCCGGGGGCCACATCCCCGGCGCCCGCCTGATTCCGTTGCCCGAACTCGGTGACCGCCTCGCCGAGGTCCCCACCGACCGTCCGGTGCACCTGGTGTGCCAGTCCGGCGGTCGCAGCGCCCAAGGCGCCGAACTGCTCACCGCGGCCGGACTCGACGCGGTATCGGTCACCGGCGGCACCCAGGGCTGGATCGCCTCCGGGCACCCCACCACCACCGGATAG